GTCGTCATCGACACCAAAAAGCAGCCATGGCGTTATGTAAAACCCCTACGCAGAAAAAAGTACGACATTGTTTTTGACCTCCAGGGAAATATTAAGTCAGGGATAATAACAGCGCTAGCACGCTCCAAAGAAAAAGTCGGCTTTTCTTTTAAAAACACCGCAGAATGGCCAAACGTCCTTTTTACAAAGAAAAGGTATAGCATCCCCACAGGGAAGAACATCCGCGATGACTACCTGTCCGTCGTAACACAGCATTTCGGCGATGCCATTCCTGAAAAATTCGATGGCGTGTCTCTTAAAATTTATGGGGAACAGAAGACTGCTATCGATGAGATGTTGAAAAGCCCGATCTTCGAAAATAAAAAGATCGTCATTGTATGCCCAGGGACACGCTGGGACAACAAAAAAGTGTCGGAACAGTGCCTTAAAGACTTCCTAAAGAAAATAGAAAAAGAATATTCGTTCGTCTTCGTATGGGGCGATGATAAAGAGAAAGCCGAAGCACAACGTCTTAACGAAACGTTCAAACATACAAGTACCCTCGCCGAAAAGATGTCGCTGGCAGCTATACAGAACGTTATGGCAGCTGCTGACCTCGTCATCGCCATGGATTCTATGACGCTACACCTCGCTGGGACGACTACGACGCCGACATTCACAGTCTTTGGACCTTCGTCGCCGAAAAAATATAACCCCCAGGGTATCCAGAACAGATGTTTTCAGGGAAGATGCCCATATGGTGAAACTTTCGAAAAGCGCTGCCGCAAACTAAGAACATGCTCGACAGGAGCCTGCATAAAAGACATCACAGGAGAACATCTCTATGGGCGATATATCGAAACTGACTGACGTCCTCGAAACCCTTTTAGGTCCTGAGGGGTGTCCGTGGGACAAAAAACAGACGATGGCATCTATGCGCGAAGCCGTAGTCGAAGAGGTGTACGAGCTTATAGAGGCTATCGACGCCGAAGATGGCGATGACATCCTCGAAGAACTTGGCGACCTTCTTTTCACCGTGATATTCTTATGTAAGATGGCCGAAAAAGAGAAAAAAATAACTCTGCCGCAAGTTGTTCGTGGTGTCGCCGACAAGCTAATACGTCGACACCCACATATCTTCGGAGACGCCGACGTCGCCGACGTCGATGGCGTCGTCGACCAGTGGGACAAGATAAAAGCAGAAGAGAAAAAACATAGAAAACATGTCCTCGATGGCATACCACGAGGGCTTCCAGTGCTAGAACGCGCACAAGAAGTGATAAAACGTGCTCGGAAGATAGAATACACCCCTCTTAAAGGCGAAGATACAGACCTTTTCGTAACAGAAGAAGAACTCGGCGAAGAGCTCCTCAATATCGTCGCCAAAGCGCAGTCTTCAGGCTTCAATGCTGCTGGCTCCCTGCGAAAAGTCTTAACTCACCACGAAAGAAGAATAAGGAGCTAGAATAAAAAGGGTTCTTGTGCTACACTTATCCTTTCTTTTTGCCGGGGACCTCGTGGAATGGGGCAGTCCGAACCAGGTCAGAACCGGAAGGTAGCAGCCTTAAGGACTACGCACTATGCCATAAGATCATCTCCGGCTTTTTTTAGGATTTTTCACCACAGAGCCACAGAGGACACAGAGAGCGCTCACTGCGCAGAGCGCGCGCAGCGGACGCACAGCTATCGCCATTGTCGAGGATTGTATTTTTTTCTTTGTTTTTATTATAGCAAACGTTACAACACAATCCAGTTCTTACGACAACGGCGAGAGGGGGCACTGCCGTGTCCGGGTTTATTCATTGTTCAATGAAAAAGGGGGTCTGGGGGAATCCCCCAGCCATGTTTTTTCCTCTCTGTGCACTCTGTGGCTCTGTGGTGAAAATTCCTATTCCGAACTCCGAACTATTAATTATTTTTCTAGAAAATCTTTGAGCGGTATGTCAACGACACCGTGAGGCTTCGGCGTGTTGACAAATAGTCGCATCCACACCTCTAGCGAAAGCACTGCCCACAGCTGAAGAAAAGACCCTTTCCCTTTCTTCGCTTTTGCCACACGTTTTTTCAGCCAACGTTTTGAGATGTATCCCGATTCCACAACTGTCCCTTCGATAAGCATGGAGAAAATCTCATGAAGAGCAGGGTCTTTTAGCAATGCCCCGAAGTCGGGGCTCAATTCTTTTTTCGGGGTTTTAAGGAGGTCTTCGGGGAAGACGTCTTTTAGGAGACTTTTAAGGACGACAGACGTCTCTTTTTTCTGTATCTTTATGGCGTCGGGGATATTAGCCATATATTCCATGATCCTGCTGTCGAGGAAGGGAGCGCGCAGCTCCAAGCCATTGGCAGCAGTAAGGCGGTCGTATTGGTGTAAGGCATTGTCGGGAAGGGATGTCTTTGCAGAAAAATAAAGCAAAGGAGCAATGTCGTCGTCGATGGCACGCAGACGGAAGAATTTCTGTAGGAAAGTTTCAACATCAAACCTATTGGCAAGGTCAGGAGAGACTCTTTCGAGTTTTCTCTTATTGAAGACGGCGTTTTTGTTGAGGTAGTCGATGATGGGATGTTTTACATGCCATTTCCAGAGAAGATGATATGCTAGCGTTGCGTTGAAGATCTTCGTTATCGGGAAGGCGATATAGCGTATTAAAGCCTTCGACACTGGATGCGCAGGTTTTTTCTTCCATAACTTCGTGCTGTAGGCAAGGTATCGGCTGTCGCCGGCAAAGATCTCGTCGCTTCCGACACTAGAAAATACCCTTGATATTTTTTGCTCTCGAGCCATAGTGGCGAGCTTCCAGGTTTTAAGCAATGAAGGGTCGGCGATAGGCTCGTCGAGAAACCATGTTATCTTGACGAGATTGTCGAGGATGTCGCGAGATGTTATAGCACTACTGGTATTGACGATGCCAAGCTTCTCGCTGATGGCATCGGCGACGTCGGGACTCGCAGATTTCATGCCTTCGAAAGATGTAGAACAACCCATCGGTGAAGGACCGTGAGGGGACTTCTCAGCATAGCATGCCATCACTGCAGAGGCGATGTCATCGCCGAGGAAACAGGAGCTCTCTTCGTCGTCTTTGCGTATCGCTACAGAATCTTTTATGAGGCCGTCGAGGTGTGATGTTATCGCCGTGATGTCTTCGTCGTTTTTTTCTAGGAAGAAAGATCCGTACGACCAGTATGGGTGTATTATGAAGTTTTTGTCGAAGTCATAAAGAAGATAGTATCCAGGAAGGAGCTTGTTGACACCTTCGATGGCAGAGATGTCTTGGGGGATATATCCGAAGAAGAGATATGATGCAATGCCTTCACCAGCAGGTATTTGTGGCATAAGACCCGTGGCGAGGATGCTTTTGAGCTCGCTGCCGAATAGGAAAGTATCGTTATGATGCGACCAATATATAGGTTTTATCCCCACCTTGTCGCGAGCAAGAAGAAGACGATGCTTTTTTGTGTCGAAGATGGCGACGGAAAAGGAGCCGTTTAGCTTAGCGAGGAATTCCGGACCCCAACATTCGTATGACAGAGCAATGATTTCTGCGGTAGAATCGCTATTACAGCGATATCCTTCGTCTTTTAGCTCTTCGCGAAGAGCGTCTTCGTTGAAAATGGTGCCGTCGAGCATAGCCCATACCGTCTGCGGAGGGTTCGATGCTATGCTTTCCTCGCCGTATGCCCCCATCTCGATCTTATTGAAACGGTATGTTGAAATCTCTTCGCTATCACCACGATATGATACAGGAGCAAGCATCTCTTCGATGATGGTTCCCGCTTTGTAGATGGTAGGATGTACAACGCCAGCAAGTGCTCCCATACTATGATAACCTCAGAGTTATATGACCTTTGACATAACTATATATTATGTAAAAGTTTTTTTGCATTTTTTCTTATCGATAATATACAAAAAAGAGTATCGTGAGGTTATACTATGAAATTATCGGAGGTATACGGTATGTGGAAAAATATAGTAGTTGTATGTGCTATGGCTGTAGTCATTGTCGGATGTGCCCCCAAAGATGCAAGCATGGCACGTTATGATAAGAAAGGCGTTGAAAAGACTAGGGTGGTACTGGCGCCTATCGTTGACAAGACATCGTATATGGTGCCGTGGTCGCCGTCGAAAGAACTGACGGAAGAGATATATTACCGTATTGCAAAAGCAGGGAAGTTCTACGTGCCTTCTCATGATATCGCTATGATGCACCTAGATATGAGCAAAGACAATATGTTCTTCACACCAGACTTCATAGGGAAAAACCATGACGCCGATTACCTCGTCACGATAGAACTTTTGGAACACAAGGAAGTGCCATATTATGGTCAGACGGTTAAGCCAGTATATAACAAGAGCATCGAAGGTAAGACTTCGGTGATATATATAACAATAGGCGTCAAAGTCTTCGACCTTCGCGGTGACACCACAAACATTGTCCTTCATGAAGTTATCCATAGCAACCACTTTGTCGGCGCCGAAGGCGCTTTCAGTGACTATACTGCCAAGTCGTTGGGCTCAAAAGAATATCGATACACACCTCTTTCTATAGCGCACCGGCGCTTAACAGCTGGTATCGTTAAGCATCTAGAAACATATATCGAAACAGCACAACGATAATGGAAGAACATATTAACAAATTTTTTATTTCTTTCGCCATAGCAATAGTGACTACATTATTGGCATGGAAGAAGGGTTTTTTTCGTATCGATACGCCTGAAAAGGGGCGTATATCACTGTGGGAGGCACTCTTCGCCTTCGTGATATGTCTTGTCGTTGTGCCTTTCGTTACTACCTTTATAATATATGCTGTTTCCGCTATATTATCATTGGATATCATAGAGAAATTCCACGGATGGATGGTCGTGTTGACGATATGCGTCACCTTCATAACCATTGTAGCATATACTTTAGGCGTCGTAGAAAGAAAGGCGGTGAAGCAGATTTTCGGGGACTTTACGATGAAGAACGTCGCCATCGGAGCTCTTACGTGGTGCGTCGCTGCTCCCGTCGTCATAGCAACGGTGGAGCTTTGTGCTATTGTCGTCTTATATATCACAGGGACAGTCGAAGGGGAGCAGTCCGCTGTAACACAGTTTAGAGCGACGATGGAATATCCCGTCCTTAAAGCTGTAATGGCGGTGATGATCGTAACTATAGTGCCTTTCACCGAGGAACTTCTCTTCAGAGGGTATCTACAGAATTTTTTGAAGAAAATAACAAGCCGTAGCGTGGCGATAATAGTGACGGCGCTGATATTTACTATGTTCCACTATTCGTATGGCATTGGGATGAAGAATATAGTGCTGTTATCCGGACTCTTTGTCTTTAGCATAGCACTAGGATATATATGCGAAAGACAGAAAAGCCTGTGGGCAGCGATAACACTACATATGATCTTTAATGCCGTCACTATAACTGCTTTATTTTGATGATGACACAGGTCATTTTCTTTTTCCTTTTTTCTATCATTTCTTATATAGTAGAAGTCCAAGATATTAGAACCGACAACGACTAAGGAGAAAGCAGATGAACACATTTTTCAAAGGAATTATTATAGCGTTTATGGTCTTTACAGCACAGTTCGCCTGCGCTGATGAAGGACTTAATACTGAACAGAATCACGACCCTCTTACTTCCGTTGTCGAAGGCAACACGCGCTTTGCTATTGATATGTATAAAGTCCTCGCTAGCGAAGGCGATGGCAACCTTTTCTTCGCACCGTATAGCGTATCATCTGCGATGGCGATGACAGCCGCCGGCGCCGTCGGCGATACCGAGAAAGAGATATTCGACGCTCTACGTCTACCTTCTTATTCCGAAGACCTACACACCTGCTTCTCCGAGCTTGTAAACATATTACATAGACCTTCATCATCGAAGGTCGTTTCCGCCAATGCTCTATGGAGTCAAGAGGGGATGCACATCCTTCCGAGTTTCGTCGAAACAACACAACAGTATTATCGTGCACATGTCGACACCCTAGATTTTATAAGAAACAAAAAATACGCCGTAGCAACAATAAACGGCTGGGTTGCTGAAAATACCAACGATAAAATCCTCGATATCCTTACAGAACAAGACGTCAGCGACAGCACACGACTAGTACTCGTCAATGCCCTATATTTCAAAGGGTCATGGCAACATCCTTTCAGAGCCGAGAACACCATAGAAGACCCTTTCTATGTGTCGACAGAGGTTACGACGATGGCCGAGATGATGAACCAGACAACAAAAATTCCGTATCACAAAGGCGAAGGGTATTCTGTCGTAGCACTTCCTTACCAAGAAGAATCTTCAGAAATACCAGGATATGCTATGGTGATAATCGTCCCTGACGACTACAACGGCATCACTGCAGTCGAAGAAAACCTCGATATCGAGACGGTGATGAACGACTACGCATCTCTTGAGCCAACAAAAGTGCAGCTGTCGATGCCGAAGTTCTCCATGAGGAAAAAAGTCCTTCTCAATGAAGTTCTTCAGCAGATGGGGATGGTTACGCCTTTTACCGGCGATGCCGACTTCTCCGACATCAACGGTTTCGGCGACCTTTCGATAAGCAAGGTAATCCATGAGACTTTTATCGATGTCGACGAAGAAGGCACAGAAGCCGCCGCTGCTACTGCCGTGACGATGAATCTTACAAGCGTCTATAGCCCCGAGCCGGCTGTCGTCGTCCGCGCCGACCATCCTTTTATGGCGTTCATCGTAGACCAGGCGACAGGAAGCATATTATTTATGGGAAAGGTAGTAAATCCTAAGGAGTGATGATTATGACACAAAGAAATATATACCTAGACAACAACGCTACAACGCCTTTGGACCCGAATATCCGCGATGTCCTCATTGCGGAGCTCGGTGATGCTCCAACAAACCCCTCGAGTATACATCACTACGGGCAGCAGGCACGCAAAAAGCTGACAGCAGCACGTAGGACGGTAGCGGAATTCCTTGGTGTCAAACCACAAGAGATTGTCTTCACCTCCAGCGGCACCGAAGCTTTGAATATGGTGATACGTGGCATCGCGAAAAAACATACCACAGGGCATATCGTAACCACAGCACTGGAACACGCCGCTGTATATAATACCGTAAAAGACCTGGAAAGCCATGGCTACGAGGTGACATACCTAACCACTGGAGAGCATGGCGCCGTCACCGCCGAAGACGTCAAAGAGGCCATGCGCCACGATACTATGATGGTCGTCGTCATGGCAGTAAACAACGAGACGGGCGTAAAAAGCGAAGTCGAAGCCATCGCCAACATCGCAGAAGAAGCTAAAGTACCTTTTGTAGTCGATGCTGTAGCTTCGCTAGGAAAAGAAGACGTCATCATCCCAAAAGGTGTCTCGGCGATGTGTTTCAGCGGACATAAAATCCACGCCCCTAAAGGTGTCGGCATGGCATATATATCAAAAAAACTTAAGATATCACCACTGCTAACAGGCGGCGGACAAGAGCACGGTCTGCGCAGCGGCACAGAGAACGTCGAAAGTATCGTCGCCTTCGCCGAAGCGATAAAACTTTTACAAGATAACGGCACAAAATATTACAACATGATGGAACTATTGCGTGATAGGCTCGAAGAAGGAATAAAAGCAAAAGTTCAAGGTGTCGTCGTCAATGGCACAGGACCACGGATTTCTAATACCACAAACCTTGCCTTCGAAGGCATCGACGGTGAGACGCTTATCATGAACCTCGACATCGCTGGCGTCGCCGTAGGATACGGCGCAGCATGCTCGTCAGGGGCTCTAGAGCCTTCGAGAGTGTTGGTGAATATGGGGCTTCCAACAAAACGAGTGCGTTCGTCGTTACGCTTTTCAGTGAGTAGGCTTACGACAGAAGAAGATGTCGATAATGCCGTCGATATCATCGCAGAAACAGTAGCGACAATGAATAAAAATATATAAAAATAGGAAAGAAATATGTCATCGTTTGGAATAAATGTATTATCGTTTGACGGAGCTGGCCAGGGCTATATGACTAGAGCAGGCTGGGGGGAAGCGTTTTTTGCAATTACTTCTGAAACAGTCGGAGTACCTCCGATAATAGAAAGAACGACTCATATGAGAGCTAAGGAAGCTGTGGCTGCAGAGATCGCAGAGGGAATCTTAGGCAAAGTGGTTGAAACATCCGAACAGCCTCCGAAAAAAAGGCAAAAAATAGAACCAAAGGACACCATTGCTGCGTCAAAAAGAATGAAAGAAAAGCAAGACGATGAAGTTTACCTGTTTTTCGTTGGAAGCCTCATAGAAGGTTTAAATCTTGACGCGTTGCCCTGGGAAAGTATTACAAAAGACTACAGCCGTTTAATAGGTAAAGAATGGGGTGCCGAAAGCATTAAAAATGACGGTGAAACGTATATCGAAAGAATAAAAAATTTGTTAATAGGGCAAGAAGCTGGAGTCGAAGTAGATGAACGGTTAGGCTGGTTAATAACTCATGCTCTTGTAAAAACCAAAAGCTTCGATGAATTGCCTTGGGA
This genomic stretch from Waddliaceae bacterium harbors:
- a CDS encoding glycosyltransferase family 9 protein, translated to MKILIVKTSALGDIIHTFPVVEYLRNKFPDAEIDWVVERKCSEIVDAHPDVNSVVIDTKKQPWRYVKPLRRKKYDIVFDLQGNIKSGIITALARSKEKVGFSFKNTAEWPNVLFTKKRYSIPTGKNIRDDYLSVVTQHFGDAIPEKFDGVSLKIYGEQKTAIDEMLKSPIFENKKIVIVCPGTRWDNKKVSEQCLKDFLKKIEKEYSFVFVWGDDKEKAEAQRLNETFKHTSTLAEKMSLAAIQNVMAAADLVIAMDSMTLHLAGTTTTPTFTVFGPSSPKKYNPQGIQNRCFQGRCPYGETFEKRCRKLRTCSTGACIKDITGEHLYGRYIETD
- a CDS encoding MazG family protein → MGDISKLTDVLETLLGPEGCPWDKKQTMASMREAVVEEVYELIEAIDAEDGDDILEELGDLLFTVIFLCKMAEKEKKITLPQVVRGVADKLIRRHPHIFGDADVADVDGVVDQWDKIKAEEKKHRKHVLDGIPRGLPVLERAQEVIKRARKIEYTPLKGEDTDLFVTEEELGEELLNIVAKAQSSGFNAAGSLRKVLTHHERRIRS
- a CDS encoding CPBP family intramembrane metalloprotease: MEEHINKFFISFAIAIVTTLLAWKKGFFRIDTPEKGRISLWEALFAFVICLVVVPFVTTFIIYAVSAILSLDIIEKFHGWMVVLTICVTFITIVAYTLGVVERKAVKQIFGDFTMKNVAIGALTWCVAAPVVIATVELCAIVVLYITGTVEGEQSAVTQFRATMEYPVLKAVMAVMIVTIVPFTEELLFRGYLQNFLKKITSRSVAIIVTALIFTMFHYSYGIGMKNIVLLSGLFVFSIALGYICERQKSLWAAITLHMIFNAVTITALF
- a CDS encoding serpin family protein, with the translated sequence MNTFFKGIIIAFMVFTAQFACADEGLNTEQNHDPLTSVVEGNTRFAIDMYKVLASEGDGNLFFAPYSVSSAMAMTAAGAVGDTEKEIFDALRLPSYSEDLHTCFSELVNILHRPSSSKVVSANALWSQEGMHILPSFVETTQQYYRAHVDTLDFIRNKKYAVATINGWVAENTNDKILDILTEQDVSDSTRLVLVNALYFKGSWQHPFRAENTIEDPFYVSTEVTTMAEMMNQTTKIPYHKGEGYSVVALPYQEESSEIPGYAMVIIVPDDYNGITAVEENLDIETVMNDYASLEPTKVQLSMPKFSMRKKVLLNEVLQQMGMVTPFTGDADFSDINGFGDLSISKVIHETFIDVDEEGTEAAAATAVTMNLTSVYSPEPAVVVRADHPFMAFIVDQATGSILFMGKVVNPKE
- a CDS encoding cysteine desulfurase yields the protein MTQRNIYLDNNATTPLDPNIRDVLIAELGDAPTNPSSIHHYGQQARKKLTAARRTVAEFLGVKPQEIVFTSSGTEALNMVIRGIAKKHTTGHIVTTALEHAAVYNTVKDLESHGYEVTYLTTGEHGAVTAEDVKEAMRHDTMMVVVMAVNNETGVKSEVEAIANIAEEAKVPFVVDAVASLGKEDVIIPKGVSAMCFSGHKIHAPKGVGMAYISKKLKISPLLTGGGQEHGLRSGTENVESIVAFAEAIKLLQDNGTKYYNMMELLRDRLEEGIKAKVQGVVVNGTGPRISNTTNLAFEGIDGETLIMNLDIAGVAVGYGAACSSGALEPSRVLVNMGLPTKRVRSSLRFSVSRLTTEEDVDNAVDIIAETVATMNKNI